In Edaphobacter bradus, the following are encoded in one genomic region:
- a CDS encoding MFS transporter, translating to MSEEGETTAPVLTAGAALQSRDFRLYQCARLMVIVGAEAQSVAVAWQVYEITRSALDLGLTGLALFLPGLFFMLAAGHAADRYDRRKIILCCYGLQAVCTAVLLWLSMSATALANGRIWPIYAVLIGIGLGRAFSGPAASAMLPSLVPKDHFVNAVTWGATVYQIANMSGPAVGGLLFTLPLAGALAAWKGAPVVYLFTLAMLLSFIVLVGMIRTPMERSSKKAFNVSTMLAGLRYVWQTKLLLGSISLDLFAVMLGGATALLPIFAIDILHAGPRGLGLLRAMPSVGALAVSLTMLVYPIKRRAGATMLTCVAIFGAATVVFGLSRNIWLSLIALILVGASDMVSVVVRSSILQLATPPEMRGRVSAVNWLFVGASNEFGEFESGVTASWWGAVPAVVIGGIGSLLVTTGAAALFPRLRNADALTAESLRGAEQELAVAEPVD from the coding sequence ATGTCTGAAGAAGGCGAAACGACGGCACCGGTTCTCACGGCCGGTGCCGCGCTCCAGTCGAGGGACTTCCGGCTCTACCAATGCGCCCGCCTCATGGTCATCGTTGGTGCGGAGGCGCAGTCAGTCGCGGTCGCCTGGCAGGTCTACGAGATCACCCGCTCCGCGCTCGACCTCGGCCTCACCGGCCTCGCTCTCTTTCTCCCCGGACTCTTCTTCATGCTCGCCGCCGGCCACGCCGCCGACCGTTACGACCGGCGAAAGATCATCCTCTGCTGCTACGGCCTGCAGGCCGTCTGCACCGCAGTTCTGCTGTGGCTCTCCATGAGCGCGACCGCTCTTGCGAACGGCCGCATCTGGCCCATCTACGCCGTGCTCATCGGAATCGGCCTCGGCCGGGCCTTCAGCGGCCCGGCCGCCAGCGCGATGCTTCCCAGCCTCGTCCCCAAGGACCATTTCGTCAACGCCGTCACCTGGGGCGCGACCGTCTACCAGATCGCGAACATGTCCGGCCCCGCGGTAGGCGGCCTTCTCTTCACGCTGCCGCTTGCCGGTGCGCTCGCCGCGTGGAAGGGAGCACCCGTCGTCTACCTCTTCACCCTCGCCATGCTGCTGAGCTTCATCGTCCTGGTCGGCATGATTCGGACGCCCATGGAGCGCTCCAGCAAAAAGGCCTTCAACGTGAGCACGATGCTCGCCGGCCTTCGCTACGTCTGGCAGACGAAGCTGCTGCTCGGCTCCATCTCGCTCGATCTCTTCGCCGTGATGCTGGGCGGCGCGACGGCCCTGCTACCCATCTTCGCGATCGACATCCTCCACGCCGGCCCGCGCGGCCTGGGCCTCCTTCGCGCCATGCCCAGCGTCGGTGCGCTCGCCGTCTCGCTCACCATGCTCGTCTATCCCATCAAGCGCCGCGCAGGAGCCACCATGCTCACCTGCGTCGCCATCTTCGGCGCAGCCACCGTCGTCTTCGGCCTCTCGCGCAACATCTGGCTAAGCCTGATCGCGCTCATCCTCGTCGGCGCAAGCGACATGGTCAGCGTCGTCGTCCGCTCCAGCATCCTGCAGCTCGCCACGCCGCCCGAGATGCGCGGTCGCGTAAGCGCCGTAAACTGGCTCTTCGTCGGAGCCTCCAACGAGTTCGGCGAGTTCGAAAGCGGCGTCACTGCAAGCTGGTGGGGGGCCGTCCCTGCAGTCGTCATCGGAGGCATCGGCTCGCTCCTCGTAACCACCGGAGCAGCTGCGCTCTTCCCCCGCCTCCGCAACGCAGACGCACTAACCGCCGAGTCCCTCCGCGGAGCCGAGC